The Bradyrhizobium ottawaense genome window below encodes:
- a CDS encoding bifunctional folylpolyglutamate synthase/dihydrofolate synthase → MNASSDSAKTPLGELIGRLSVLHQKRIDLGLERMHRLLERLGHPELKLPPVIHIAGTNGKGSTLAYLRATLEAAGLRVHAYTSPYLVRINECFRLGRLSGGQLVGDDELRAALEEVERVNAGEAATLFELKTAAAFHLFAQNPADVVLLEVGLGGRLDSTNVIDAPAACVITPVSMDHMDFLGDTLTSIAGEKAAIIKRGVPVISAEQAGEAMAVIEAQAKRMRAPLFAANESWHVNVEHGRLVYSDDRGLMDLTAPRLFGRHQFDNAGLAIATLRAIPNFRINQAAFEAGIVGAEWPARMQRITSGELLALGPQGSEIWLDGGHNAEGGRVAAAALGDLEERVSRPLVVIAGMMANKDAQGFLANFAGLTRHIIAVPIPDTENAMPVDRLADAARSLGMRVETVSGVEAALRALSKLAYEVPPRILITGSLYLAGHVLAINGTPPA, encoded by the coding sequence GTGAACGCGTCCTCTGACAGCGCGAAGACGCCGCTCGGTGAATTGATCGGGCGGCTGTCGGTCCTGCATCAGAAGCGCATCGATCTCGGGCTGGAGCGGATGCACCGCCTGCTCGAACGGCTCGGCCACCCCGAGCTCAAGCTGCCGCCGGTGATCCACATCGCCGGCACCAATGGCAAGGGCTCGACGCTCGCTTATCTGCGCGCGACGCTGGAGGCAGCAGGCCTGCGGGTGCACGCCTACACCTCGCCCTATCTTGTCAGGATCAACGAGTGCTTCCGGCTCGGCCGCCTCAGTGGTGGTCAGCTGGTCGGCGATGACGAATTGCGTGCGGCACTGGAAGAGGTCGAGCGCGTCAATGCCGGCGAAGCCGCGACATTGTTCGAGCTGAAGACGGCGGCCGCCTTCCATCTGTTTGCGCAGAACCCGGCCGACGTGGTGCTGCTCGAAGTCGGCCTCGGCGGCCGGCTCGATTCGACCAACGTGATCGATGCGCCGGCGGCCTGCGTGATCACGCCCGTCAGCATGGACCACATGGATTTCCTCGGGGACACCCTGACGTCGATCGCCGGCGAGAAAGCGGCGATCATCAAGCGCGGCGTGCCCGTGATCTCCGCGGAGCAGGCGGGCGAAGCCATGGCGGTGATCGAGGCGCAGGCCAAGCGCATGCGCGCGCCGCTTTTTGCGGCGAACGAGAGCTGGCACGTCAATGTCGAGCACGGTCGCCTCGTCTACTCCGACGATCGCGGCCTGATGGATCTCACGGCGCCGCGGCTGTTCGGCCGCCACCAGTTCGACAATGCCGGCCTTGCGATCGCGACGCTGCGCGCGATTCCGAACTTCAGGATCAATCAGGCGGCGTTCGAGGCCGGCATCGTCGGTGCCGAATGGCCGGCGCGGATGCAGCGCATCACCTCGGGCGAGCTGCTCGCTCTCGGTCCGCAGGGCTCGGAGATCTGGCTCGATGGCGGGCACAATGCCGAAGGCGGCCGTGTCGCGGCGGCGGCGCTCGGAGATCTCGAAGAGCGGGTGTCGCGACCGCTGGTCGTCATCGCCGGCATGATGGCCAACAAGGATGCGCAGGGCTTCCTTGCCAATTTCGCCGGTCTCACCCGTCACATCATCGCGGTGCCGATCCCCGACACCGAGAACGCGATGCCGGTCGATCGCCTCGCCGACGCCGCCCGCAGCCTCGGCATGCGCGTCGAGACCGTCTCCGGCGTCGAAGCCGCGCTGCGCGCCCTCTCGAAGCTCGCCTACGAGGTGCCTCCGCGCATCCTGATCACTGGCTCGTTGTATCTGGCCGGCCACGTGCTGGCGATCAACGGCACGCCTCCTGCATGA
- the accD gene encoding acetyl-CoA carboxylase, carboxyltransferase subunit beta produces the protein MNWLTNVVRPKIRNMLRRETPENLWIKCPDSGQLVFYKDVEANQFVIPGSNYHMRMGAVARLKSIFDNETWFDVALPDVTPDPLKFRDEKKYVDRIKDARARTNLNDAIKVGYGKLEGSAVVVAVQDFDFMGGSLGMAAGEAIVRGLELAVEKKSPFIVFAASGGARMQEGILSLMQMPRTTVAVQMLREAKQPYIVVLTNPTTGGVTASYAMLGDVQIAEPGALIGFAGARVIEQTIREKLPEGFQRAEYLKEHGMVDMVVHRHELRPTLARLCRLLTKAPAPETASKPMQPVLSPAQIVSAAETAPAAPHA, from the coding sequence ATGAACTGGCTTACCAACGTGGTCCGGCCGAAGATCCGCAACATGCTGCGGCGGGAGACGCCGGAGAATCTGTGGATCAAGTGCCCGGACTCCGGGCAGCTCGTGTTCTACAAGGACGTCGAGGCCAACCAGTTCGTCATCCCCGGCTCGAACTATCACATGCGCATGGGGGCGGTGGCGCGCTTGAAGTCGATCTTCGACAACGAGACCTGGTTCGACGTCGCGCTGCCTGACGTCACGCCAGATCCGCTCAAGTTCCGCGACGAGAAGAAATACGTCGACCGCATCAAGGACGCGCGCGCCCGAACCAATCTGAACGATGCGATCAAGGTCGGTTACGGCAAACTCGAAGGCTCCGCCGTCGTCGTCGCCGTGCAGGATTTCGACTTCATGGGTGGCTCGCTCGGCATGGCCGCAGGCGAAGCCATCGTCCGCGGGCTCGAACTCGCCGTTGAAAAGAAGTCGCCGTTCATCGTGTTCGCCGCATCAGGCGGCGCGCGCATGCAGGAAGGCATCTTGTCGCTGATGCAGATGCCGCGCACGACGGTCGCTGTGCAGATGCTGCGCGAGGCCAAGCAGCCCTATATCGTCGTGCTGACCAACCCGACCACCGGCGGCGTTACCGCCTCCTATGCGATGCTCGGCGACGTTCAGATCGCCGAACCCGGCGCGCTGATCGGCTTTGCCGGCGCCCGCGTGATCGAGCAGACCATCCGCGAGAAGCTGCCTGAAGGTTTCCAGCGCGCCGAGTATCTGAAGGAGCACGGCATGGTCGACATGGTCGTGCATCGCCACGAGCTGCGTCCGACTCTGGCGCGGCTCTGCCGTCTGCTGACCAAGGCGCCGGCGCCGGAGACCGCGTCGAAGCCGATGCAGCCGGTGCTCAGCCCGGCACAGATCGTATCGGCCGCCGAGACGGCGCCGGCTGCGCCGCACGCGTGA
- the trpA gene encoding tryptophan synthase subunit alpha translates to MTTRIDTRFAELAKQGRSAFVTFLMAGDPDPATSLEIIKALPKSGADVIEIGMPFTDPMADGPSIQAAGLRALKAGMTLKKTLELVRGFRKDDNATPIVLMGYYNPIYIYGVDKFLVDAKSAGVDGLIIVDLPPEEDDELCLPAMKAGLNFIRLATPTTDDKRLPAVLANTSGFVYYVSITGITGAAAADSSAVSEAVARIKRHTKLPVCVGFGIRTPETARAIASHANGAVVGTALVDALKNSLDAEGRATGKTVNAVAELTAALAQGVKGAQQAAE, encoded by the coding sequence GTGACCACGCGTATCGACACCCGTTTTGCCGAGCTTGCGAAGCAGGGCCGCTCGGCCTTCGTCACCTTCTTGATGGCCGGCGATCCCGATCCGGCGACCTCGCTCGAGATCATCAAGGCGCTGCCGAAATCAGGCGCCGACGTCATCGAGATCGGCATGCCCTTCACCGATCCGATGGCCGACGGTCCCTCGATCCAGGCCGCCGGGCTGCGTGCGCTCAAGGCCGGCATGACGCTGAAGAAGACGCTGGAGCTGGTGCGCGGCTTCCGCAAGGACGACAATGCGACGCCGATCGTGTTAATGGGCTATTACAATCCGATCTACATTTACGGCGTCGACAAGTTCCTGGTCGATGCCAAGAGCGCGGGCGTCGATGGTCTGATCATCGTCGACCTGCCGCCGGAGGAGGACGACGAGCTCTGCCTGCCCGCGATGAAGGCCGGCCTCAATTTCATTCGTCTGGCGACACCGACGACCGACGACAAGCGGCTGCCGGCCGTGCTCGCCAACACCTCGGGCTTCGTCTACTACGTCTCGATCACCGGCATCACCGGTGCGGCGGCGGCGGACTCCTCGGCCGTGAGCGAAGCGGTGGCCCGCATCAAGCGGCACACCAAGCTGCCGGTGTGCGTCGGCTTCGGTATCCGCACGCCGGAGACGGCGCGTGCCATTGCCTCCCATGCCAATGGTGCGGTCGTCGGCACCGCGCTGGTCGACGCGCTCAAGAACAGCCTCGACGCCGAGGGACGGGCGACCGGCAAAACCGTTAACGCCGTGGCTGAGCTGACGGCGGCCCTGGCCCAGGGCGTCAAGGGCGCGCAACAGGCGGCGGAATAG